The following proteins are co-located in the Vicugna pacos chromosome 3, VicPac4, whole genome shotgun sequence genome:
- the LOC102543968 gene encoding serine protease inhibitor Kazal-type 7: MKITGVLLLLCTVIHICSCSEAAGQSLAKVDCSIYKKYPLVAIPCPITYLPVCGSDYITYGNECHLCIENLKSNGKVQLLHEGKC, translated from the exons ATGAAGATCACTGGGGTCCTCCTTCTGCTCTGTACAGTGATTCATATCTGCAGTTGCTCAG AAGCTGCTGGTCAGTCTTTAGCAAAG GTGGACTGCAGCATTTACAAGAAGTACCCACTGGTGGCCATCCCCTGCCCCATCACATACCTGCCTGTTTGTGGGTCTGACTACATCACCTACGGGAATGAATGCCACTTGTGTATTGAGAACTT GAAGAGTAACGGAAAAGTTCAACTTCTACATGAGGGAAAATGTTAA